In a genomic window of Telopea speciosissima isolate NSW1024214 ecotype Mountain lineage chromosome 5, Tspe_v1, whole genome shotgun sequence:
- the LOC122663139 gene encoding putative NAC domain-containing protein 94: MDFPNGYSFEPEEDQLILDYLNKKVAEPSLRVSFIKEVDIYSFHPTELITFTDDCRSKNYYFFTQRKRKHQQGSSRASRQAKDGSVWKATSGQQPVNDSKSNTPIGLKTTLVYFENKNGIKAKTNWIMHEFQTLLETPNKCIQRKRKHQQGSRASRRAKDGSLWKATSGQKPFKDSKSNKTIGLKTTLVYIEKNNQGIKAKTNWIMHEFQTLQETPTTTTTTNKLYDWVICRIHERVQENAAQHQENEVLITIDDEEDGVQLVEENNGIDDHGFNSCMDGCVGERKEDEVHGKQIAEFHEVLNANISEQYMSLGLEEEDGEVRHGLNNSMDGCIGERKEQDEVHQKELEELHQLLDVYMENLMPSAPMSCNYPAC, encoded by the exons ATGGATTTCCCTAATGGCTACTCATTTGAACCCGAGGAAGACCAACTCATCCTGGACTACCTAAACAAAAAAGTCGCAGAACCGAGTTTGAGAGTCTCTTTTATCAAAGAAGTTGACATCTACTCTTTTCATCCAACAGAGCTCATCACATTCACAG aTGATTGCAGAAGCAAGAATTATTACTTTTTCACacagaggaagaggaagcatCAACAGGGCTCATCTAGGGCAAGTCGACAAGCTAAAGATGGATCCGTGTGGAAAGCTACTAGCGGACAACAGCCTGTCAATGATTCCAAATCTAATACACCTATTGGTCTTAAGACAACTCTTGTCTATTTTGAGAATAAAAATGGAATCAAGGCTAAAACCAattggatcatgcatgaattccAAACTCTTCTGGAAACACCCAATAAATGCATCCAG aggaagaggaagcatCAACAGGGCTCTAGGGCAAGTCGACGAGCTAAAGATGGATCATTGTGGAAGGCTACTAGTGGACAAAAACCTTTCAAGGATtccaaatcaaataaaactatTGGTCTTAAGACAACTCTTGTCTATATTGAGAAGAACAACCAAGGAATCAAGGCTAAAACCAactggatcatgcatgaattccAAACTCTTCAAGAAacacctactactactactacaaccAACAAG TTGTATGACTGGGTAATATGTAGAATACATGAGAGGGTGCAGGAGAACGCTGCTCAACACCAAGAGAATGAAGTTCTTATAACtattgatgatgaagaagatggagtGCAGCTGGTAGAAGAGAACAATGGCATTGATGATCATGGTTTCAACAGTTGTATGGATGGATGTGTAGgggaaaggaaggaagatgaAGTTCACGGAAAACAGATTGCAGAATTTCATGAAGTTCTCAATGCAAACATCTCGGAACAGTATATGTCATTGggacttgaagaagaagatggtgaagTTCGTCATGGTTTGAACAATTCTATGGATGGATGTATAGGGGAAAGGAAAGAACAAGATGAAGTTCATCAGAAAGAGCTCGAAGAACTACATCAACTTCTCGATGTTTATATGGAAAATCTTATGCCCTCAGCTCCAATGTCATGCAATTACCCGGCCTGTTGA